In Mustela nigripes isolate SB6536 chromosome 2, MUSNIG.SB6536, whole genome shotgun sequence, a single window of DNA contains:
- the MIX23 gene encoding protein MIX23 isoform X2 — protein sequence MLDCLGQFEELLKVMRTIDDRIVHELNTTVPTASFAGKIDASQTCKQLYESLREAHASRDRVIKNCIAQTSSVVKQLREEREKNLDDLTLLKQLRKEQTKLKWMQSELNVEEVVNDRSWKVFNERCRIHFKPPKNE from the exons ATGCTGGATTGTCTGGGACAATTTGAG gAATTACTCAAGGTGATGAGGACGATTGATGACAGAATAGTACATGAATTAAACACTACGGTTCCAACAGCTTCCTTTGCAGGGAAAATTGATGCAAGCCAAACCTGTAAACAACTTTATGAGTCT TTAAGGGAGGCTCATGCCAGCAGGGACAGAGTCATAAAAAATTGTATAGCTCAGACCTCATCAGTAGTAAAACAGCTccgagaagagagagaaaagaatttggATGATTTAACGTTATTAAAGCAACTTAGAAAAGAACAGACAAAG tTGAAATGGATGCAGTCAGAACTGAATGTTGAAGAAGTTGTAAATGACAGGAGCTGGAAG GTGTTTAATGAACGCTGTCGAATTCACTTCAAGCCtccaaagaatgaataa